The Lysobacter sp. HDW10 genome window below encodes:
- a CDS encoding DegV family protein, producing the protein MRIGYVVDAGCDLPQSIIDQENVVVLPIAVRIGEQVINDSRQDVVSQQFLDSGIAKDAAEAETIPYTVEQISELFLTKLVVDYDYVMVQTITASRSPIYERCVQASFKILSEYHAPREAAGFATPFNMRVVDTGTLFTGQAVVAWEAIQLRHNGTSTQAIRNRIDRVIANTHGFLVTPDLYYIRNRGRAKGDRSVSLLSAALGTTLDIKPLLYANRGMTKPVAKLRGFEPACEKMLNYATRAVGQGLLTPVVSLAYGGDLDEMRNMPGYASLKQACLNNGVTLLESMMSLTGLINIGAGTLSVAFAQEGVFNFD; encoded by the coding sequence ATGCGCATTGGATACGTTGTCGACGCGGGCTGCGATTTACCGCAATCAATCATTGATCAAGAAAACGTCGTCGTGCTGCCAATTGCGGTTCGAATTGGCGAACAAGTCATCAACGACAGTCGCCAAGACGTGGTTAGCCAACAGTTCTTGGATAGCGGGATCGCTAAAGATGCAGCCGAGGCCGAAACCATTCCCTATACGGTTGAGCAGATTTCCGAATTGTTCCTGACCAAGCTCGTCGTCGACTATGACTACGTGATGGTTCAGACCATTACGGCGTCGCGTAGCCCGATCTACGAGCGCTGTGTGCAGGCAAGCTTCAAGATCCTTAGCGAATACCACGCGCCACGCGAAGCCGCGGGTTTTGCGACGCCCTTCAATATGCGTGTGGTGGATACCGGCACGCTATTTACCGGACAAGCCGTTGTTGCATGGGAAGCCATTCAATTGCGTCATAACGGCACATCGACGCAGGCGATTCGTAATCGAATCGACCGTGTGATTGCCAATACGCATGGTTTCTTGGTGACACCGGATCTCTATTACATTCGCAACCGCGGCCGCGCCAAGGGCGATCGCAGTGTCAGTCTGCTAAGCGCCGCACTCGGTACGACCCTCGATATCAAGCCATTGCTGTATGCCAATCGCGGTATGACCAAGCCTGTGGCAAAGCTTCGCGGCTTTGAACCCGCCTGCGAAAAGATGTTGAACTACGCAACGCGCGCGGTTGGCCAAGGCTTGCTTACGCCCGTCGTGTCCTTAGCCTATGGCGGCGACTTGGACGAAATGCGCAACATGCCGGGCTATGCCAGCCTCAAGCAAGCCTGTTTGAACAACGGCGTCACCCTGCTCGAATCCATGATGAGTCTCACTGGATTGATCAATATCGGCGCCGGCACCCTGAGTGTCGCCTTCGCACAAGAAGGCGTGTTCAACTTCGACTAA
- the dinB gene encoding DNA polymerase IV, with protein MHVAEPPLQRKIIHVDMDAFYASVEQRDAPELKGRPVVVAWRGSRSVVCAASYEARVFGVRSAMPAVRAERLCPDAVFVPPDFSRYKVVSQQIREIFSRYTDLIEPLSLDEAYLDVTRPKCDLGSATHIAAQIREEIKQETRLTASAGVAPNKFIAKIASDINKPDGLFVVKPHQVEAFLADLPLARLPGVGKVTDAHLQKLGFKKCGDIRAANAQLLEAQFGKWGKRLHELAHGIDDRAVVPERPTLQISSEDTFAVDVPLGACNDAIRALSIKTWQAYQRELQRHPGRHARTVVLKLKTAQFRTLTRSLTEHPFPVDADALYARAVSLCERVALPESTLFRLVGVGVSGFQEDASSDPGYIAQLFDG; from the coding sequence ATGCACGTTGCCGAACCCCCGTTGCAAAGGAAAATCATCCATGTCGACATGGACGCCTTCTATGCATCGGTCGAGCAACGGGACGCACCGGAACTCAAAGGGCGCCCCGTTGTTGTGGCTTGGCGCGGTAGTCGTTCCGTGGTCTGCGCGGCGAGTTATGAGGCGCGGGTGTTTGGGGTTCGCTCTGCCATGCCAGCCGTGCGCGCTGAGCGGTTGTGCCCGGACGCGGTGTTTGTGCCACCGGACTTCAGTCGATACAAAGTTGTTTCGCAACAGATTCGTGAGATCTTTTCGCGCTACACGGATCTGATTGAACCGTTGTCGTTGGACGAGGCTTACCTCGATGTCACGCGTCCCAAATGCGATCTTGGCAGTGCCACACATATCGCGGCGCAAATCCGGGAAGAGATCAAACAAGAAACGCGACTCACCGCATCTGCGGGTGTCGCACCGAATAAGTTCATTGCGAAGATCGCGAGTGACATCAACAAGCCGGATGGTTTGTTCGTCGTCAAACCACACCAAGTCGAGGCATTCCTTGCAGATCTTCCGTTGGCGCGTTTGCCCGGCGTGGGAAAAGTGACGGATGCTCACTTGCAGAAATTGGGTTTCAAAAAGTGTGGCGATATTCGTGCTGCAAATGCGCAACTACTCGAAGCGCAGTTTGGAAAGTGGGGCAAGAGGTTGCACGAATTGGCGCATGGCATCGATGATCGCGCAGTCGTGCCAGAACGACCGACACTGCAAATCTCCAGTGAAGACACATTCGCGGTCGATGTGCCTTTGGGTGCATGCAATGACGCGATCCGCGCGCTCTCAATCAAAACGTGGCAAGCCTACCAACGTGAACTTCAGCGTCATCCGGGTCGACATGCGCGCACAGTAGTTTTGAAATTAAAAACGGCGCAGTTTCGTACCTTGACGAGATCGCTGACAGAACATCCCTTCCCTGTTGATGCAGACGCACTGTACGCGCGCGCTGTATCACTCTGCGAGCGCGTCGCCCTACCCGAGTCGACACTGTTTCGATTGGTTGGCGTGGGTGTCTCCGGATTTCAAGAGGACGCCTCTTCCGACCCCGGCTACATCGCGCAATTATTCGACGGCTAA
- the arsC gene encoding arsenate reductase (glutaredoxin) (This arsenate reductase requires both glutathione and glutaredoxin to convert arsenate to arsenite, after which the efflux transporter formed by ArsA and ArsB can extrude the arsenite from the cell, providing resistance.), with protein MKATIYHNPQCSNSRGALARLQAHGADIEVIDYLATPPDANTLRALIAEAGLTPIDAIRSKEAEFDALGLADADPETLIAAMASHPRLLNRPFVRTELGTRLCRPPERVEEILPQAT; from the coding sequence ATGAAGGCGACGATTTACCACAACCCCCAATGCAGCAATTCCCGCGGCGCATTGGCGCGGCTCCAGGCGCATGGGGCGGACATTGAGGTCATCGACTATTTGGCGACGCCGCCCGATGCCAATACCCTGCGCGCACTCATTGCCGAGGCAGGCCTGACCCCCATCGATGCCATCCGCAGCAAAGAGGCAGAGTTCGACGCGCTCGGCCTTGCGGACGCGGATCCGGAAACTCTGATCGCGGCAATGGCGAGCCACCCTCGCCTTTTGAATCGTCCGTTTGTGCGTACCGAACTAGGCACACGACTGTGTCGCCCACCGGAACGCGTGGAAGAGATTCTGCCGCAGGCGACTTAA
- a CDS encoding MarR family winged helix-turn-helix transcriptional regulator encodes MLDKKQDEVLSEFRCQLAGFLRFSESAAREAGLTPAQYLLLLHLCGFPDRDWATIVELADRLQASHQSTAALVKRCEAQGWVKKRAGRGDARFVEVAPMPKARRAVARVASHHAEELAQLGAVFDAATRVAAMDRSNEKKGRKP; translated from the coding sequence ATGCTCGATAAGAAACAAGACGAAGTGCTCTCTGAATTCCGATGCCAGTTGGCCGGCTTTCTGCGGTTCAGTGAATCTGCAGCCAGAGAAGCAGGTCTGACGCCCGCACAGTATTTGCTGCTATTGCATCTCTGCGGCTTTCCGGATCGCGACTGGGCCACCATCGTTGAATTGGCCGATCGCCTACAAGCCAGTCATCAATCCACCGCGGCGTTGGTGAAACGATGCGAGGCGCAGGGCTGGGTCAAGAAGCGGGCAGGTCGCGGCGATGCACGTTTCGTCGAAGTGGCGCCGATGCCAAAGGCCAGACGTGCAGTCGCGCGTGTTGCAAGCCATCACGCAGAAGAGCTTGCGCAACTCGGCGCCGTCTTTGACGCGGCAACACGCGTGGCGGCGATGGATCGATCTAACGAAAAGAAGGGGCGTAAGCCATGA
- a CDS encoding sigma-70 family RNA polymerase sigma factor — MTGASLTHDPPDTSEAAFLGLLNTHIGILHKVTATYAWTPEDRADLAQDIRASLWAAWPMYDATRSFSTWMYRVALNVAISEVRRKTRIQKHHVAFDPTAHDVAAPEDSERVNESMQRLNRALDALDVFNRALLIMHLDDLSHRDIGEVLGMSESNVATKLNRIKQRLKTLFSAASET, encoded by the coding sequence ATGACAGGCGCTTCGCTCACCCATGATCCACCGGACACTTCAGAGGCCGCCTTCCTAGGCTTACTGAACACGCACATCGGCATTCTGCACAAAGTGACCGCGACCTATGCCTGGACGCCGGAAGATCGCGCGGATCTCGCGCAGGACATCCGGGCCTCACTTTGGGCGGCATGGCCAATGTACGACGCGACGCGCTCCTTTTCGACTTGGATGTATCGCGTCGCACTCAACGTTGCGATCTCCGAAGTTCGTCGCAAGACCCGCATACAAAAGCACCACGTCGCATTCGATCCGACCGCGCACGACGTCGCTGCGCCCGAAGACAGCGAACGCGTGAATGAAAGCATGCAGCGCCTGAATCGCGCGTTGGATGCACTCGACGTCTTTAATCGCGCCCTGCTCATCATGCACCTCGATGACTTGAGTCACCGCGACATTGGCGAAGTGCTGGGCATGTCCGAATCGAATGTCGCCACCAAACTCAATCGCATCAAACAGAGATTGAAAACCCTTTTCTCTGCAGCATCGGAGACCTGA
- the phaC gene encoding class III poly(R)-hydroxyalkanoic acid synthase subunit PhaC, with protein sequence MKNTSPIDITAEGIADEVANVQAKLGASFGTLRNVDNFDYGASDKEEVWRDGKVVLYRYTPVRKTLARIPILVSYALVNRPYMIDLQDDRSLVKGLLERGEDVYVIDWGYTDRSDKFLTLEDYIQRFLNGAVDFLRERHKVNAINLLGICQGGVFSLCYAALNPAKVKNLITMVTPVDFQTPDNMLSNWTQELDVDLFVDTMGNIPADVMNYSYLMLKPFRLNMQKYVGLVDILDNPKAVTDFLRMEKWIFDSPDQAGEAFRQFVKLFYQGNGFVNKDVDIGNRPVDLDDVTMPVLNIYAEQDHLVPPDASRKMKSLLGTRDYTELSFKGGHIGIYVSSRAQKEVPETIHHWLAKRAV encoded by the coding sequence ATGAAAAACACGTCACCGATTGATATCACGGCGGAAGGCATCGCCGACGAAGTCGCGAATGTGCAGGCCAAGCTCGGTGCAAGTTTTGGCACTTTGCGAAACGTCGATAACTTCGACTACGGCGCATCAGACAAAGAAGAAGTTTGGCGCGACGGCAAAGTTGTTTTGTACCGCTACACGCCGGTGCGAAAGACACTCGCACGTATCCCGATTCTTGTCAGTTATGCCTTGGTCAATCGCCCCTACATGATCGACTTGCAAGACGATCGATCTTTGGTAAAGGGCTTACTTGAGCGCGGCGAAGACGTCTACGTGATCGATTGGGGCTATACAGATCGATCAGACAAGTTTCTGACCTTGGAGGACTATATCCAGCGCTTTTTGAATGGCGCTGTCGATTTCCTGCGCGAACGTCACAAGGTCAATGCGATCAATCTTTTAGGTATTTGTCAGGGTGGCGTTTTTTCTTTGTGCTATGCCGCGCTCAACCCTGCCAAGGTCAAGAACCTGATTACGATGGTGACGCCGGTCGACTTCCAAACCCCGGACAACATGCTGTCAAATTGGACGCAAGAATTGGATGTCGATTTGTTTGTCGACACCATGGGTAACATTCCTGCTGACGTCATGAACTATTCGTACCTGATGTTGAAGCCCTTCCGACTCAATATGCAGAAGTACGTTGGCTTGGTCGATATTCTCGACAATCCCAAAGCGGTGACTGACTTCCTGCGCATGGAAAAGTGGATTTTCGATTCACCAGACCAAGCGGGCGAAGCGTTCCGTCAATTCGTGAAGTTGTTCTATCAAGGCAATGGCTTTGTTAACAAAGACGTGGATATCGGCAATCGCCCGGTGGATCTCGATGATGTGACCATGCCAGTTCTGAACATCTATGCCGAGCAAGATCATTTGGTGCCGCCGGACGCGTCACGCAAAATGAAATCACTGCTCGGCACGCGTGACTACACCGAACTCAGCTTCAAAGGCGGGCATATCGGGATTTACGTCTCGAGCCGCGCGCAAAAGGAAGTGCCAGAGACGATCCATCATTGGTTGGCGAAGCGCGCCGTCTAG
- a CDS encoding chloride channel protein, with protein MRGRDFARNDRLPWLALFAVVIGVLSTIGAWVLLSMIRFFTQLFFFQRLSFDEVSPATNTLGAWVILVPALGGLIVGLIARYGSEKIRGHGIPEALEAILFGKSRMSPKVAVLKPLSSGIVIGSGGPFGAEGPVIMTGGAVASLLAQAFHLTAAERKALLVAGACAGMTAVFGAPIAAILLAVELLLFELRPRSLLPVAVACAVAGFLRPLWAPAAPLFPMQTPPVETLAIFSSIVAGLASGGLSALMTRLLYWVEDGFERLPLHWMWWPAIGGLVVGLGGWLEPRALGVGYDVIADLLAHHLLLSTVVALLAVKAIIWAVALGSGTSGGVLAPLLMIGAGLGYLIGPWLPGGDPRLWALVCMAATLGGTMRAPLMAILFAFELTGNSHALLPLTLGCATAYGFSVLVMPRSILTEKIARRGLHVYREYGVDPLERSFVDEVMTRDVVAIPADMPIERARQTFFGAHQAHRGYPVVDGETLVGLIRRDDFKDATEGHVRDLLHGVGPVALLGETCRSVAARMAATGVERLPVIDAQGSHALVGIVSRSDLLDPARDTHEDEMPRERFFGGSGA; from the coding sequence ATGAGAGGTCGAGATTTTGCAAGAAACGATCGCTTGCCATGGCTTGCTTTGTTCGCTGTTGTCATCGGCGTTCTAAGTACGATTGGTGCATGGGTCTTGCTGAGCATGATCCGCTTTTTTACACAGCTGTTCTTCTTTCAACGACTCAGTTTCGACGAGGTTTCGCCAGCAACCAATACGCTGGGCGCGTGGGTCATCCTTGTCCCCGCACTCGGCGGGTTGATTGTTGGGCTCATCGCACGCTACGGCAGTGAAAAGATTCGCGGCCATGGCATCCCTGAAGCTTTGGAAGCCATTCTGTTTGGTAAGAGCCGGATGTCGCCCAAGGTGGCCGTCCTGAAACCCTTGTCTTCCGGGATTGTGATTGGCAGTGGCGGCCCGTTTGGTGCTGAAGGGCCCGTCATCATGACCGGTGGTGCAGTGGCCTCCCTATTGGCGCAAGCGTTTCACTTGACTGCCGCCGAACGCAAAGCCTTATTGGTTGCGGGTGCATGCGCAGGTATGACGGCGGTGTTTGGTGCGCCTATTGCTGCGATTCTGTTGGCAGTAGAACTGCTCCTCTTTGAACTCCGACCGAGGAGTCTGCTCCCCGTCGCTGTTGCGTGTGCCGTGGCTGGATTCTTGCGCCCCCTCTGGGCACCGGCAGCGCCGCTGTTCCCAATGCAAACCCCACCGGTTGAAACGCTGGCCATCTTCTCGAGCATTGTGGCGGGCTTGGCCTCAGGCGGACTCTCGGCGCTGATGACCCGTCTGTTGTATTGGGTTGAAGACGGCTTCGAACGTCTACCTCTCCATTGGATGTGGTGGCCCGCCATCGGTGGTTTGGTGGTCGGCTTGGGCGGATGGCTGGAGCCGCGCGCGCTTGGCGTCGGCTATGACGTCATCGCCGATCTGTTGGCGCACCACTTGCTGCTCAGCACCGTGGTCGCGCTACTTGCGGTGAAGGCCATTATTTGGGCGGTCGCTTTAGGTTCGGGTACCTCAGGCGGCGTTCTGGCCCCCTTGCTGATGATTGGTGCCGGACTGGGCTACCTGATCGGCCCTTGGCTGCCAGGGGGCGATCCCCGCCTATGGGCTTTGGTATGTATGGCGGCCACATTGGGTGGAACCATGCGTGCGCCCTTGATGGCTATTCTCTTTGCCTTCGAACTGACCGGAAACAGTCATGCACTTCTGCCGCTAACCTTAGGCTGCGCTACAGCCTATGGGTTTTCGGTCCTGGTGATGCCGCGTTCAATTCTTACCGAAAAAATCGCACGCCGCGGACTGCACGTCTATCGAGAGTACGGGGTCGATCCTTTGGAACGTAGCTTTGTCGACGAGGTCATGACGCGAGACGTTGTCGCGATTCCGGCGGATATGCCTATTGAACGCGCACGGCAGACTTTCTTCGGCGCACATCAAGCCCATCGCGGCTATCCCGTCGTAGATGGCGAAACCTTAGTGGGTCTGATTCGACGTGATGACTTTAAAGATGCAACGGAAGGACACGTCCGTGATCTCCTGCACGGCGTGGGACCGGTTGCGCTGCTGGGGGAAACCTGTCGATCGGTCGCTGCGCGCATGGCGGCGACAGGCGTTGAGCGACTTCCCGTGATCGACGCGCAGGGCAGTCATGCATTGGTCGGCATCGTGAGCCGAAGCGACTTGTTAGATCCCGCGCGTGACACACACGAAGATGAAATGCCGCGCGAGCGTTTCTTTGGCGGATCTGGTGCTTAG
- the phaE gene encoding class III poly(R)-hydroxyalkanoic acid synthase subunit PhaE yields MNPQWPNDFESLGRHYMEAWQNMMRGAMSGQNVPPTGFAGMGGWQDPSQAWTRAASQFANPESMAAMHRFNAQSNGWYAQMHELAAKFADQGATAKAVAEEWRRMLENSSGNVMADALKNMQSGGSQGFDAWYSSVEPMLNGWKREFSAWLNVPTFGLAREHQERLQKLMQAQMDYQEALSTHNALLGNSGETAMKYFEALLEKQGVTGKPITSARGLFDTWVDAAEQAYAKVALSREYRTAYANMVNAQMRLRAGVQREIEQACDALGIPTRTEMDAAHRKIAELERALRRASTSARTEDAERKVAPKKSAAKKAPAAKKAAKRTAARKAPASRNSARKRT; encoded by the coding sequence ATGAATCCGCAATGGCCCAACGATTTCGAAAGCCTCGGCCGCCACTATATGGAAGCGTGGCAAAACATGATGCGCGGCGCGATGTCCGGCCAAAATGTACCGCCAACCGGCTTTGCAGGCATGGGCGGTTGGCAGGATCCGTCTCAAGCATGGACGCGTGCGGCTTCTCAATTTGCAAACCCGGAGAGCATGGCGGCGATGCATCGCTTTAATGCACAGTCCAACGGCTGGTATGCACAGATGCACGAGTTGGCTGCGAAATTTGCCGATCAAGGCGCAACGGCCAAAGCGGTGGCAGAAGAGTGGCGCCGAATGCTGGAAAACAGTTCGGGGAATGTCATGGCGGATGCATTGAAGAACATGCAATCCGGCGGTAGTCAGGGTTTCGATGCGTGGTATTCGTCGGTGGAGCCGATGTTGAATGGCTGGAAGCGCGAATTTTCGGCATGGTTGAATGTGCCGACCTTCGGCCTTGCGCGAGAGCACCAAGAACGTCTGCAAAAGTTGATGCAGGCGCAAATGGACTATCAAGAAGCACTGTCCACACACAATGCGTTACTCGGCAATTCCGGTGAAACAGCGATGAAGTATTTCGAGGCCTTGCTCGAAAAGCAGGGCGTGACCGGCAAGCCGATCACCTCTGCACGCGGCCTATTTGATACTTGGGTCGACGCGGCAGAACAGGCCTATGCGAAGGTGGCACTCTCGCGTGAATATCGCACTGCCTACGCCAATATGGTCAACGCTCAGATGCGTTTGCGCGCGGGCGTGCAGCGCGAAATCGAACAGGCCTGTGACGCCTTAGGTATTCCGACGCGAACGGAAATGGATGCTGCCCATCGCAAAATCGCAGAGCTCGAACGTGCACTGAGGCGCGCGTCAACGTCTGCGAGAACGGAAGATGCCGAACGTAAAGTCGCGCCCAAGAAGTCAGCGGCCAAGAAAGCCCCTGCGGCGAAGAAGGCGGCCAAAAGGACAGCTGCGCGTAAAGCCCCGGCAAGCCGTAACTCAGCCAGGAAGCGCACATGA
- the pssA gene encoding CDP-diacylglycerol--serine O-phosphatidyltransferase produces MQDTPSKPRHFSMFRDFHLADWFTLGNAFCGTGAVFAAMRYLQEGNVRDLLIGMALIPLAFILDALDGRIARWRNVSSSLGRELDSLADVISFGVAPAALAYACGLQGGWDWVVLSYFVCCGVSRLARYNVTAEALSGAEGKVKYFEGTPIPSSLVLVVMLAVAAWQGAIGDNVWFGKIVLGPWQFHPLVIAFAVSGSLMVSKTLRIPKP; encoded by the coding sequence ATGCAGGACACCCCAAGTAAGCCCCGTCACTTCTCCATGTTCCGTGATTTTCATCTGGCGGACTGGTTCACGCTCGGGAACGCGTTCTGCGGCACAGGTGCTGTCTTCGCCGCGATGCGCTATCTGCAAGAGGGCAATGTGCGCGATCTCTTGATTGGCATGGCACTGATTCCCTTGGCCTTCATCTTGGATGCACTCGATGGTCGAATCGCGCGTTGGCGCAACGTCTCTTCATCTTTGGGACGCGAACTTGATTCGTTAGCGGACGTGATCTCTTTTGGTGTTGCGCCAGCCGCGCTGGCTTATGCCTGTGGCTTACAAGGGGGCTGGGATTGGGTGGTGTTGAGTTACTTCGTGTGCTGCGGTGTGAGTCGATTGGCGCGTTACAACGTCACTGCAGAGGCGCTCTCTGGCGCCGAAGGCAAGGTCAAATATTTTGAAGGCACGCCCATCCCTTCGAGCTTGGTGTTGGTTGTGATGCTAGCCGTTGCTGCATGGCAAGGGGCGATTGGCGACAACGTGTGGTTTGGCAAGATCGTTCTTGGTCCGTGGCAATTCCATCCGTTGGTGATCGCGTTCGCTGTGTCGGGCTCATTGATGGTGAGCAAGACCCTGCGCATTCCGAAACCTTGA